The Vigna unguiculata cultivar IT97K-499-35 chromosome 6, ASM411807v1, whole genome shotgun sequence genome contains a region encoding:
- the LOC114188125 gene encoding tubby-like F-box protein 8, translated as MSFRSIVRDVRDSFGSLSRRSFDVRLTGHHRGKSQGSVQDLHDQPLVIQNSRWASLPPELLFDIIRRLEESENTWPSRKHVVACAAVCQSWRNMCKDIVKSPEFCGKLTFPVSLKQPGPRDGIIQCFIKRDKSNLTYHLFLCLSPALLVENGKFLLSAKRTRRTTYTEYVISMDADNISRSSNTYIGKLRSNFLGTKFIIYDTQPPYSSAHICPPGTGKTSRRFYSKKVSPKVPSGSYNIAQVTYELNVLGTRGPRKMHCVMHSIPASALDAGGTVPGQPELLPRSLEDSFRSISFSKSLDRAIEFSSSRFSDISESILDDDDGKLRPLVLKNKPPRWHEQLQCWCLNFRGRVTVASVKNFQLIAATQPAAGAPTPSQPAPPEHDKIILQFGKVGKDMFTMDYRYPLSAFQAFAICLSSFDTKLACE; from the exons ATGTCATTCCGCAGCATAGTTCGTGATGTGAGGGATAGTTTTGGGAGCTTGTCTAGGCGTAGTTTTGATGTCAGACTTACGGGTCATCATAGAGGAAAATCTCAAGGATCGGTGCAGGATTTGCATGATCAACCTCTGGTCATTCAAAATAGCCGCTGGGCGAGTTTGCCCCCAGAATTGCTATTCGATATCATTAGACGGCTAGAGGAGAGTGAGAATACATGGCCTTCTCGAAAGCACGTTGTTGCTTGTGCTGCAGTTTGCCAGTCTTGGAGGAACATGTGCAAAGATATTGTTAAGAGCCCAGAGTTCTGTGGCAAACTTACATTCCCCGTGTCCTTGAAGCAG CCTGGACCACGGGATGGAATCATTCAATGTTTTATCAAACGAGATAAATCTAATTTAACATACCACCTATTCCTTTGTCTCAGCCCTG CTTTGTTGGTTGAAAATGGGAAATTCCTCCTTTCTGCTAAGAGGACTAGGAGAACAACTTACACTGAGTATGTCATTTCCATGGATGCTGACAACATCTCTAGATCAAGTAACACTTACATCGGAAAGCTGAG ATCAAATTTTCTTGGTACAAAGTTCATTATATATGATACGCAGCCTCCATACTCTTCAGCCCATATATGCCCTCCGGGAACTGGAAAGACGAGCCGCAGATTTTACTCGAAAAAGGTGTCGCCGAAAGTTCCATCTGGGAGTTACAACATAGCTCAGGTAACATATGAACTAAACGTGCTTGGAACAAGAGGCCCCAGAAAGATGCACTGTGTCATGCACTCCATACCAGCTTCAGCACTGGATGCAGGTGGCACTGTTCCCGGCCAGCCGGAGCTTCTTCCCCGTTCCCTCGAGGACTCGTTCCGGAGCATCTCCTTTTCCAAGTCTCTCGACCGCGCCATCGAGTTCAGTAGCTCGCGGTTTTCCGACATCAGTGAATCCATTCTCGACGACGATGATGGCAAGCTGAGACCTTTGGTTCTGAAAAACAAGCCTCCAAGGTGGCACGAACAGTTACAATGTTGGTGCCTTAATTTTCGCGGGCGAGTAACCGTTGCCTCTGTTAAAAACTTTCAGTTGATTGCTGCCACCCAACCTGCTGCCGGAGCACCCACACCCTCTCAACCGGCTCCACCGGAACATGATAAGATCATTCTTCAGTTTGGGAAAGTTGGGAAAGACATGTTCACCATGGATTATCGGTACCCTTTATCTGCATTCCAAGCTTTTGCAATATGCTTGAGCAGCTTTGACACCAAATTGGCTTGTGAATAA